In Phaseolus vulgaris cultivar G19833 chromosome 10, P. vulgaris v2.0, whole genome shotgun sequence, a single genomic region encodes these proteins:
- the LOC137815631 gene encoding uncharacterized protein: MTTRPARAWSEEMTMQQLMGMMQGLQDAMAASKVEQERMRANLAASQARNDELHRTNEELHRGWRDGDELEAASPPREFTTPFSQAILETAIPSTFTGPKVTFTGVEDPEAHLTAFHTQMLLVGGSDAVRCKLFMSTLTGMAMDWFISLPEGHITSFAQLSRLFREQYLANRAPAPVSYDLFDVKQFQGETLKEYISRFGAQVVKVGTTGEPMILYAFRNGVRPGSFGKSLNWKLPKTFAEVRRRALEHIASQGEAYEKCMPAAPARPRAQIRTQPARIHEAATERRNPDRKCTYEARRAPPRARAEGRREGSRPLRHNFVVELKDLIVVPHIADRLRPPAKSDKILGPHKESWCEFHEAFGHHINNCLALGYQLDELVKSGFLKDYRAGFPTTAATAVQEEGQAHEMPVHGEVHTISGGFSGGGPTASQRKKYVRSVNSVAEEFPDDPWESVLVFIRADLRDVVPHENDPVVISVVTAGRKVHRVLVDQGSSADVMFWTTFNKLQLSPDLLRPYTGCLYGFADNPVEVRGYLELRTTFTDGTASRTESIRYLVVNANSTYNILLGRPALNRLRAVPSTRHMKMKLPDLSGKVIVIKSDQEEARKCYDNSLKTKRGMVMVFERPLVSGSSTELEPEEEAMPRSTKHVSFSVGMPLLYNFN; encoded by the coding sequence ATGACCACGAGACCAGCACGCGCTTGGAGTGAAGaaatgaccatgcaacaactcatgggcatgatgcaagggctgcaggacGCAATGGCGGCCTCGAAagtggagcaggagcgcatgcgaGCGAATCTTGCAGCCTCTCAAGCAAGAAACGATGAACTCCATCGTACCAACGAGGAGTTGCACCGTGGGTGGCGCGACGGAGATGAACTTGAGGCCGCATCCCCACCTAGGGAATTTACAACACCATTCTCGCAGGCAATCCTGGAGACGGCGATTCCCAGTACGttcacggggcccaaggtgaccttcacaggggtggaggatcctgaggcacacctgacagcgttccacacgcagatgttGCTGGTAGGTGGTTCTGACGCCGTAAGgtgcaagcttttcatgagcacgttgacgggaatggctatggattggttcatcagccttccagagggccacatcacgtctttcgccCAGCTCTCGCGGCtgttcagagaacagtatttagccaacagggccccaGCCCCAGTTTCGTACGACCTTTTCGACGTGAAACAATTCCAAGGTGAGaccctgaaggaatacataagccgctttggagcacaagtggtgaaggtgggtaccacCGGTGAACCCATGATTTTATACGCATTCAGGAACGGGGTGCGACCCGGGTCTTTTGGCAAGTCGCTTAACTGGAAGCTTCCCAAGACCTTTGCTGAAGTGAGGCGACGAGCATTGGAGCACATTGCCTCACAGGGCGAGGCATACGAGAAGTGCATGCCTGCTGCACCTGCACGACCAAGGGCGCAGATACGCACACAACCTGCTAGGATCCACGAAGCTGCCACAGAGAGAAGGAACCCAGACAGAAAGTGCACATACGAGGCGAGGAGGGCCCCGCCAAGGGCCCGAGctgaaggaaggagagaggggAGTAGACCACtgaggcacaactttgtggtggagctcaaagacctcatcgttgtgccccACATAGcggacaggttgaggccaccagcGAAGTCTGACAAAATTCTGGGGCCCCACAAGGAGtcgtggtgcgaattccacgaagcatttggacatcatattaacaactgtttggcgctgggctatcagttggatgaacTTGTGAAGAGTGGCTTCCTAAAGGATTACCGAGCAGGGTTCCCTACAACGGCAGCCACGGCAGTACAAGAGGAGGGCCAGGCACACGAGATGCCAGTCCATGGAGAGGTtcacaccatttctggtggATTTTCTGGTGGAGggcccactgcctctcaacggAAAAAGTATGTGAGGTCAGTAAATTCAGTGGCAGAAGAATTTCCAGACGACCCTTGGGAATCAGTCCTTGTATTCATAAGGGCTGACCTACGGGATGTTGTTCCGCACGaaaatgaccccgtggtcatctcagtagttacagcaggaagaaaggtacatagggttctcgtcgaccaaggcagttccgcagatgtcatgttctggacaaccttcaacaagctacagttgtccccggACCTCTTGAGACCCTATACCGGATGCTTGTACGGGTTTGCAGATAACCCAGTGGAGGTACGTGGGTACTTGGAGCTGAGaacgacgttcactgatggaacgGCGTCACGTACCGAAAGTATCCGGTACCTTGTGGTTAACGCCAACTCAACctataacattttgttgggcagacccGCCCTAAACAGATTGAGGGCAGTACCTTCCActcgccacatgaagatgaagttgccagatcTTAGCGGCAaagtgatagtcatcaagtcagaccaggaAGAAGCCCGAAAGTGCTATGATAATAGTTTAAAAACAAAGAGAGGCATGGTGATGGTATTTGAACGACCTCTCGTTTCAGGCTCGTCAACAGAGTTAGAACCCGAAGAAGAGGCGATGCCCAGAAgtacaaagcatgtatcttttagcgtGGGAATGCCATTACTGtacaattttaactga